The Anas acuta chromosome 2, bAnaAcu1.1, whole genome shotgun sequence genome contains a region encoding:
- the FAM237B gene encoding protein FAM237B — protein MEFLWKRRWYLQLSCVLILKLVCANLDFQKETPSSLGQIDHQCWEVSSHGLVEMKKLKVADTVIALWDFMMFLKESPKPKHNELFNDLAQNFWDMYVDCVLSRSHGMGRRQLISPKYSSTYSHRTLEGNHRIGC, from the coding sequence ATGGaatttttatggaaaagaaGGTGGTATCTTCAGCTCAGCTGTGTATTGATATTGAAATTGGTTTGTGCCAATCTGGACTTTCAGAAGGAAACTCCATCAAGCCTGGGTCAGATTGACCATCAGTGCTGGGAGGTGTCATCCCATGGGCTGGTGGAAATGAAGAAACTCAAGGTAGCAGACACAGTCATTGCCCTCTGGGACTTCATGATGTTCCTGAAGGAATCCCCCAAGCCCAAGCACAATGAACTTTTCAATGATTTAGCCCAGAACTTCTGGGATATGTACGTAGACTGTGTGCTCTCAAGATCTCATGGAATGGGCAGAAGACAGCTAATATCTCCCAAATATTCTTCTACATACTCACATAGAACTTTAGAAGGTAACCACAGGATAGGATGTTAG